The following coding sequences are from one Gossypium raimondii isolate GPD5lz chromosome 4, ASM2569854v1, whole genome shotgun sequence window:
- the LOC128040616 gene encoding uncharacterized protein LOC128040616: MKVEETGKVNNENDLKATFKEMLMSNTKKADVEEGRVENGEISLLEDDVRISMEGQYPEISFSKRVHELIDRSMSQTIIAWLLGRSIGYGALVNCIKNMWEISGGPRMIYDPYLVVQP; this comes from the exons ATGAAGGTTGAGGAGACGGGGAAGGTTAATAATGAGAATGACTTGAAAGCTACGTTTAAGGAGATGCTTATGAGCAATACAAAGAAAGCTGATGTTGAAGAGGGTCGGGTTGAGAATGGTGAGATTTCTCTCCTAGAAGATGATGTTAGGATCTCAATGGAGGGGCAATATCCTGAAATAAGTTTCTCTAAACGTGTTCATGAGTTGATTGATAGAAGCATGAGTCAGACAATTATTGCCTGGCTGCTTGGGCGCTCTATCGGTTATGGAGCACTTGTTAATTGTATCAAGAACATGTGGGAAATATCAG GTGGACCACGGATGATTTATGATCCTTACCTAGTTGTGCAACCTTAG